The nucleotide sequence GCAACGATCGTGGCCGTTCGATCGAACGAACGATCGCGTCCCCATGGATCGATCCGAAAAATCATTGCTCCTTTATTTCCCGCAGGTAGAGAGAGGTACGAGGTTCCGCGCACGAGGGGGTACAGCCGGAGTGATCTCACTCCCAGAAGTTAGCCGGTCGGGACTAGGTTTGCGCGGGAGGAGAAGAGCGACACGCACGAGAGCGGCGAGAGAGGGATCCCAGGAGGAACCCCGTCGAAACgtgagagaccgagagagaaagagagaaagagagagagagagagagagacaaagagacagAGACCGAGAGGAAGCAAGAGAGATAAagcgagagaggaaaagagagagagaggaagagcgagaaagagagtaagagagataAAGCGAGACGGCCGCAGGCTGAACCGGTGGAGGGAGCGACTCGAGGCGTTAGCAGGACCGTGAGAGAGGAGGTAGAGGGAAAGGAGACAGAGAGTCGACCAAGAGAAGGAGCGGTGGGAATTTATAAGGATGTTCGCGATAATGCCGATGGAGACAGAGGGGCACGGCAGGGAGTTCGGCCGCCGGCAGAAGATGCGCGCCAAGTGCACGGTAGAGTTCGTCTGCAAGTACTGCCAGCGGCGCTTCACGAAGCCCTATAACCTCATGATCCACGAGCGCAGCCATAAGGACGACGTGACCTTCACTTGCGAGGTCTGCGGAAAGTCCTTCAAGCGGCAGGACAACCTCAAGCAGCACAGGTACCATTCTTCATTATCCTTGCAATCGTTCTATCGACGAATATCGCGGATACGTTCCTCGTAATTATGATCACATTGaattgttttgttttttttttgtttgtttgtttgtttgtttgttgccGAGCCTCTTCTAATTTGCCGCTCGGCGACGGGACCAGTCTCCCCGGAGTCGATTCGCACGGCCAGACATTGATTAGACGGGCTCGCCTTTTTTTCTCATCTGTGCGCCGAGTTTAATAGTGCAGCCGACGCGTCTCTCCTTCCTTCTCCTCTTCGATCACCTCCCCCACCCGCCCGCCGATCTTTTCACGTTCTCGTTTTCGTTTTTGTTTAATGGGTCCCTCGTAAATTTTTACCCTCGCCTCCCCTTCCTCCCTGCCGGCGTCGTCCTCTCCTTGTTCACGTGTGCACACGCGGGACCCAGTGATGGTTATGAATGAATCCGTGCCAGCCCGAAAGGTCATACTGTGCTGCTCGCGTCCGACAGGCACGCAGGAGGCTGCCGCGACTACTTGACGGATGATAGATCGTGTACAGTGAAGTTCAATGTGACCGGGCCGCGGCCACCAAAACCGTTCTTGTCAATGTCTGCGCCGAT is from Megalopta genalis isolate 19385.01 chromosome 4, iyMegGena1_principal, whole genome shotgun sequence and encodes:
- the drm gene encoding odd-skipped family member drumstick isoform X1; protein product: MFAIMPMETEGHGREFGRRQKMRAKCTVEFVCKYCQRRFTKPYNLMIHERSHKDDVTFTCEVCGKSFKRQDNLKQHRCGWR
- the drm gene encoding odd-skipped family member drumstick isoform X2, which translates into the protein MFAIMPMETEGHGREFGRRQKMRAKCTVEFVCKYCQRRFTKPYNLMIHERSHKDDVTFTCEVCGKSFKRQDNLKQHRSIHSVPYKGSNGYSNGYSNGYSRY